Part of the Helicobacter sp. 'house sparrow 1' genome, TGGGGTAGAAATAATTAAACTCAAACAATCAATCAAGGAGGGAAAAAACTAAAAGATGCAATGCATCAATGTTCTTTAAAATAAAGAGAAATCTTTCTTTCTCTTGCCACCACTTAATTTCTCTTTTTTTCAAAGATTTTTTATAAAACAAATCTTTAACAACTTAACATGACAAACAACACAACAAAATATGCTTTTTTGAAAGTTTTAGCATATTCATAATAGACTCCTATTAAGTGGTGGTAGGAGAGAGAAAGAATAAAATGAGCTCTTAGCTTAGGATTTAAGTGATTAAGAAATTAAATCAAAACTAAATGATAGTTTTTGTAAAACCAGATCTATAACTTTAAAATCAAAACTTATTGGATATATTGCCGTTTAGGTAAATTTTATTTGTTTATAATACTTGGTAATTTTTATCTAGCTTCAAGGAATTTTTTTTGAAAAAAACCAAATGTATCATAGATTCTAAGCGTATTATAATTAAGATAGGAACAACATCTTTAACCTATGAAAATGGTAATTTAAATTTAAGTCGTATTCAAAAACTTGTATGGGTATTGAGTGATTTAGTGAATAGTGGGAAAGAGGTTATTTTAGTAACTTCTGGTGCTATAGGTGTTGGAAGGAGTAAATTGGGTTATCTCTCTAAACCAAAGACAACACAAGAAAAACAAGCCTGTGCTTCTGTGGGTCAAGTGATTTTAATGAATATTTATTCCAAGTTTTTTGGAGAGTATGGCTATAGTATAGGACAGATTTTACTTACAAAAGATGTGATTCAAGATGAATATAGAAAGCAAAATGTAAGAAATACCTTTGAAACTTTAATAAACAATAAAATTATTCCAGTTGTGAATGAAAATGATAGCGTTTCTATTGATGAAATAGAAAATATATCCAGATTTGGAGATAATGATAGTTTGGCTGCAGTTGTATCTATAATCACCCAGGCAGATTTATTGATCATTTTATCAGATATTGATGGTCTATATGATAAGAATCCAAGGGTGCATAAGGATGCAAAAAAGATTGGAATTGTTGTTGAAATTACTGATGAAATCTTACAATATGCACAGGGAGTGGGAAGTGATTTTGGAACAGGAGGAATGCATACTAAACTTTTGGCTGCAAGGACCTTGATGGATAGTAATTGCTCTGTTGTGTTAGCTAGTGGTGAGAATCCTGAAATTATTTTGGATATTTTGAATGAAAAAGAAGTAGGGACAATCTTTGTTGCTAAGGATAAAATATGCTAGAACAACTTAAAAAAACTAAAGAAGCTTCCAAGGAATTAAAAAAACTTACCTCTGAAGATAGAAATAGTATTCTCTATAAGATTGCTAATAATTTTGAAAAATCTTTACCAGATATATTAAATGCAAATCAAGAAGATTTAAAAAATGCAAAGAATCTTTCTCCTGCACTTATGGATAGATTAAGACTTGATGAAAAGAGGGTTTCTTCTTTTATAGCGGGCATAAGAGAGCTTATTGCACTTCATGATCCCATTAGAGTTATTAAAAAAGATGTTAGACCAAATGGGCTTGAGATTGTCAAACAGAGTGTGCCTTTTGGAGTAGTAGGAATGATTTATGAGGCACGACCCAATGTTACTAGTGATGCAATTGGAATGTGTTTAAAAACAGGTAATGCAGTGGTTTTAAAAGGTGGCAGTGAAGCTTTAAATACAAATAAAATACTAGTAAATTTGGCTAAAGAAGCACTAAGGGACTTTGGAGTATCTTTGGAGTGTGTTTCTTTAGTTGAAAGTAGAGAAGATATACAAGAGATGTTAAAACTAAGAGACTTGATTGATGTAATCATTCCAAGAGGAGGGGAGGGGCTAATCAAGTTTGTGGTAGAAAATTCTAAGATTCCTGTGCTTGAAACAGGTAGTGGAAATTGTCATATTTTTGTTGATAAGAGTGCGGATTTTAAGATGGCATTAGAGATTATCATCAATGCAAAAATAAGTCGTGTATCTGTTTGTAATGCGGTAGAGAAAGTTTTGGTGCATCAAGATGTTGCCAAAGATTTTGTTCCTTTGTTGCTTGCTAAGCTAAGAGAAAATCAAGTAGAGATCATTGGGTGCAATAAGGTTAGACAAATAGATTTTGATGTGATAGAAGCAAGTGAGGAAGATTTTTTTGAAGAGTATTTAGATTATAAGATTTGTATCAAGATTGTAAAAGATTTGACAGAAGCTATCAATCATATTAATACTTATAGCTCTCATCATTCAGAATCTATCATCACAAATAATCTTCAAGATAAAGAAGAATTCTTTAAAGAGATTGATTCTGCAGTGGTGTATCATAATGCCTCAACGCGCTTTAGTGATGGGGTAGAGTTTGGATTTGGGGCAGAGATAGGGATTAGCACACAGAAATTTCATGCAAGAGGACCTATGGGATTAGAGGCTTTATGTAGCTATAAATATCTTGTATCAGGAAATGGACAGATTAGAGAATAAAGGAGTTGTAATGATTAGAGTATATTTTCTTGTAGGGTTGGTAATAAGTTTAGTATCTTCAAAAGAGTATGTTTTAGAAAAGCTTGTTTCTAGGAATATGACATATGCTTCAAATGATAATGTGAGTTTTGTGATTGAGGGTAATAAAATTTATGGTAGTAATGGATGCAATCGCTTTTTTGGTAATTTAAATAAAAATCAAATTACAAATTTAGGCAACACAATGATGGCTTGTTCAAAAGAGGATATGAGACTTGAGACAGAGGTAATGGGAATTATCAAAAATTCTCATCTTAGTTTTTATGAGGATCGAGTTTTAATAAAAAATAATTATGGAGAGATGGTATTTAAAGCAAGGTGATTTAGGGTTCAGGCATTAGATAAAAGTCATCTTTATATCTTTTGCCATCTGATTTTTCTATGGATATTTTTTGCTCTTGGTTTAAAAGAATCTTTGGAATATGTGTTTTTAAAATTTGTATTTTTTGTGTAATTTCATCATAATATTTTTGTGCTAGTTTATTACTACTTTGATTATTTATCCACGCAGTTCCCTTATTATAGGATTTTATGATTTTTTGCTGATCACCAGAATATTTTTGATTCCAAAAAAGTAGCTGTTCAAGTGCAATTTTTAGAGCAAGGTTTTTATCTTGAGTGAGTATCTTTCCTACAAGGTTGCGATTAAAACCTGTGTCTTTAAGTTTAGTATATTGTTTGATTACCAAGGGAATATATGCATGAAATATTCCAGCACTAGGATCTGAAAAATTTATAAGATATTCCCCAGCACAAGATTCTTGCCAGGCAATGGCTGCTAAAATGTATCCAAAACCATCATTCTTGCCATAAGAATACGCATCTAAAATGACTTGAGTTTGATTTTCATTAAAACTACTAGGAGAATCACAATTCGCAAACAGTTGATCTTTTGGAATCTGGCCATAAAGCGATAAAAACAGGATAAAAGGAATAAAAAGTCTGTTTCCCAAATAAGTGCTAGCCCTTAATTTAGATTTTTGTATAATTATACAAAAAACCAAGAGTTAAGGAAAAATGTTGGAAAGTGTGCAGTTATTTGTTGAAATTTTAGTTGAAGAATTACCAGCTTTGCCATTTTTAAAGGAATTTAAAAACTTTGGAGAAAAATGGGATAAGGTCTTATTAGATCATAAAATCAAGTGCAATAGCCAGTTTTTTTATACTCCAAGGAGGATTGTAATTTGTGTAGATAATTTTCCAAAAAAGACACAAGATGAAGTAGTGGAAGTTTTTGGACCTCCTGTGCAAATAGCATTTGAAGGGGGAGATAAGAATCAAAAGCTAGCACCAGCAGGAGAAGCATTTTTAAGAAAAAATAATCTTTCACAAGAAAACCTGCAAACTTACAATAAAAATAATAAAGAGGTACTTTATGCAAAATTGGTGCAAGATGGGATTTTTACAGATAGCGTTATTGTAAAAATTGTGGAGAGTTTTTTGGAAAGTCTAAGCTTTGGTAAGCATATGAGATGGGGAAATGTCAAAGAATCTTTCATTCGTCCTATTAGAAACATTATTATATTTTTAGATGGGGTATTTTTTAAATCTTGTGCCTATGGTCTGCAAAGTGAGCCAAAAACACTGGTGCATCGTAGTTTTGGATATGATTATAAGGAAGTAACGAGCTTTTTACAATATCAAGATCTTTTAGAAAAAAATGGCGTGATCTTATCTCAAGAAAGAAGAAGAGAAATCATACTAGAGCAAATAAGATCCATTGAAGCAAAAAATAATGTTTGTATCGAAATAGATTCTGAACTTTTAGATGAAGTTGTTGCAATTACAGAGTATCCAAGAGCTATTTTAGGAAGCTTTGATGAAAAATTTTTGGTTTTGCCAAAAGAGGTGATTATCACTTCAATGAAAGAAAATCAACGCTATTTTGCAGTCTATAAAGATAAGACATTACAAGAATTATCCAATCATTTTGTAATGGTAAGTAATTCAGTCACCAAGAATGAAGAAATAGTAGTCTTAGGGAATCAAAAAGTTTTGCGTGCTAGATTGGAAGATGCAATATTTTTCTATGAAAATGATTTAAGAAATGGTTTGCAGACTGATGGATTAGCAAATATAGTTTTTATTGATGGTGCAGGTAGTATCTGGGATAAGATAAAAAGAGAAATAGAGATTGCAAAGTTTTTGGTAGAAAAAATAAAGGATAAGGAATTAAATTGGGATTTGATCCAACAAGCCATCACTTTTTCTAAAGCTGATTTATTAAGCGAAATGGTATATGAGTTCCCAAATCTTCAAGGGTTAATGGGGTCTTATTATGCCAAGGCAATGAATTTGGGGGATCAGATTGCATTGGCAATCAAAGAGCAGTATTTACCAACAGGGGAAAAGTCTGCATTACCAAGTTCTCTTTTTAGTTCAATTGTGGCACTTGCAAATAAATTTGATAATATCTTCACACTTTTTAGTGTAGGGAAAATACCAACAGGTTCAAGAGATCCTTTTGCATTAAGAAGATCTGCAAGTGGGATTTTGCGTATTATTTTGGCACAAAAAATAGATTTTGATCTTCAAAAGGATTTGAGATCTTTATCTCAAAGAGTGGGTTATCAAAATATTTGTGAAGAAAAAATACCTTCCTTTTTTATTGAGCGTATGGAGGGAATTTTAGGGGTAAATCCTTCTCTTATAAAAAGTGTGTTGGCAACAAAAGAGGCTAATATTTGTGATATTTTTGCTAAAGTAGAAGCGCTAAATACTTATCTCTCACAAGATAAAGAAACCTTTGTAGCAACATTTAAGAGAGTAGCTAATATCTTAAAAGATATGCCAGAAGTATCTAATATTGATCCTAAACTCTTTGAATATGAGGCAGAAAAAAAACTCTTTAGTTTATATGAAAAAATTTCAAAAAGTAAATATGACAACTATGTTGAACAGATGAAGAATCTTTGTTCTTTTAAGCCTTTATTGGATGATTTTTTTAATGAAGTAATGGTAAATGTAGAAAATCAGACAATAAGGCAAAATAGAGTGACGCTGATTACCAGAATTTATAATGAGTTCTTAAAAATTGCTGATATTAAAGAAATTAGTTTCTAATTAAATAAGAACTTAACAATTTTGCGATTAAAATTGTGACTTGAAATTTTGTTAGTTGGGTTGCGGATGAAAAAGATCTTTTTGTCAGTTTTATTTTTAGAATTATTATTTTCTTATGAGCTTAGTTTTGATCAGTTTGTAGCAAGTGTGGAGAAGAATTCCATTGAATTGATTAAGAGTAAAGCTCAGTTTGATGCAGGGTTGCAGGAACAAAAAGCAAATATGGCTTGGAATCCTTCTTCTCTTGAGAGTGAGGTTAGTCTTGGTAAAAATGGCAATACTCTTAGTGTAGAGAGCACTACATTATTTATGCTTGCTCCTAGACTTCCCTGGGTGGTTTCTATGTTGAAACAGAGCTTGCAGGTAAAGACACTACAATATCAAAAAAATTATGAATTATTAAAAGAATTATCTGTCATTGGTGCAAAGAGAGTCTATCTTTCTTACCTTTTTACAAAAGAGAAATATGCAATTTATCAGCAAAGAGAGCAGAACTTTTTATCTCAATTAAAAATTGCAGAGCTAAAGTTTAAACTAGGAAGTGTGTCAAAAAAAGATTATGTGAATTTTAAAAACTCTTATTATGATGTTAAGGCTTCAAGGGTACAAACTCAAAAGGAATTGATGGAGCTAGAGAGTGCATTAGCAAAAATCCTTGGAATTAAGCTTCTTGATAAAGAAATTAAGGTTTTGGGATTAGATTTTGTATATTTTTCTTTAAAAGAAGAGGAAATCAAAGATTTAATTTCAAAATCTCCTTATATAGAGATTCTTGCTCTGAGTGCAAAAGATTATGGAATTAATGCAAAAGCTTCTAGTTATGAGAGATGGGATAGTTTTCAAATTGGAGCAGGTTTGCAGAATACTACAATGGGTAATCTATCTGAAAATCAAGCAAATATCAGATTGCAATTACCCATTCCTTTAACAAAAAGATATGACCATCTTAAGAAAAAGTTTATGGTATTGCAAAGTGCTACCTTAAGGGAGAGTGAAGTTACTAAAAACAACATTGAAGTACAAGCTTTATCCTATTTTCTGCAGTTAAAAACAAAAAGAGAATTTATTGATGTGCAAAAAGAAAGCATTAATAATAAAAAAGAACTGGTGGAAATGGGAAAATTTGCTTATGAATCTCAAAAGATCAGTCTTTTTGAGTATCTTGCATATCAAAATGCCTATATGGACGCATTAATTAAGATGATAGAAGCAAAAATGGAATATGTCCAAATACAAACTTTTTTAGAAGAAACTCTGGGAATTGCACTCAAGGAAAGGAAAATAAAATGAAAAAAATTTTATTAATTGTGAGTTGTTTATTTTTTGTTTATGCCTATGAGGAAGTGGGTCTCTCTGATAGCGAGAGAAAAAAACTAGGAATAGAATTGGTTACGATTGGTCAAGAGGTTAGCACAAAAGGACTACCTTTTAATGCATTTGTGGATTTTGATTCTAAAACTTCAATTACACAAAGTTCTACTTTTGATGTGGTTGTGGTGGCCCTACATAAAAGGGAAGGCGAGAAAGTAAGAAAGGGTGAAGTAATTTGTGAGATAAGCTCTAGTGATTTAAATAATTTATTCTTTGAGCTTGAAAATGCTCAAAATCGATATGACATAGCCAATGAAATTGCCAAGAAAGATAAATTGCTTTTTGAATCAGGAGTAATCTCTCAAAGAGAATATCAAGTAAGCTATCTTAATGCCGGAGAATTAAGACTAAAACTAGATCAGGTTAAAAGTACTTTTGATGTATTTGGTATTGATATAAAAAAACCAAAAGGAAAATTTGGATTTAGAATTGTTGCAAAAGAAGATGGAATCCTAGCGGTTGCACCAAAGCAAACAGGAGAGAAAATTATTGCTTTTAGTCCTTATATTCGTATTGTAGATGGCTTGGACTTGATGGCAAGAATTAGGGTTCCTATCAACATGGTGTATTATGTAAAGCCCGGTGCTAAGGTTTTTGATAATCAGGGCAAACAAATTGGAGTGATTACT contains:
- a CDS encoding TolC family protein translates to MKKIFLSVLFLELLFSYELSFDQFVASVEKNSIELIKSKAQFDAGLQEQKANMAWNPSSLESEVSLGKNGNTLSVESTTLFMLAPRLPWVVSMLKQSLQVKTLQYQKNYELLKELSVIGAKRVYLSYLFTKEKYAIYQQREQNFLSQLKIAELKFKLGSVSKKDYVNFKNSYYDVKASRVQTQKELMELESALAKILGIKLLDKEIKVLGLDFVYFSLKEEEIKDLISKSPYIEILALSAKDYGINAKASSYERWDSFQIGAGLQNTTMGNLSENQANIRLQLPIPLTKRYDHLKKKFMVLQSATLRESEVTKNNIEVQALSYFLQLKTKREFIDVQKESINNKKELVEMGKFAYESQKISLFEYLAYQNAYMDALIKMIEAKMEYVQIQTFLEETLGIALKERKIK
- a CDS encoding glutamate-5-semialdehyde dehydrogenase, translated to MLEQLKKTKEASKELKKLTSEDRNSILYKIANNFEKSLPDILNANQEDLKNAKNLSPALMDRLRLDEKRVSSFIAGIRELIALHDPIRVIKKDVRPNGLEIVKQSVPFGVVGMIYEARPNVTSDAIGMCLKTGNAVVLKGGSEALNTNKILVNLAKEALRDFGVSLECVSLVESREDIQEMLKLRDLIDVIIPRGGEGLIKFVVENSKIPVLETGSGNCHIFVDKSADFKMALEIIINAKISRVSVCNAVEKVLVHQDVAKDFVPLLLAKLRENQVEIIGCNKVRQIDFDVIEASEEDFFEEYLDYKICIKIVKDLTEAINHINTYSSHHSESIITNNLQDKEEFFKEIDSAVVYHNASTRFSDGVEFGFGAEIGISTQKFHARGPMGLEALCSYKYLVSGNGQIRE
- the proB gene encoding glutamate 5-kinase yields the protein MKKTKCIIDSKRIIIKIGTTSLTYENGNLNLSRIQKLVWVLSDLVNSGKEVILVTSGAIGVGRSKLGYLSKPKTTQEKQACASVGQVILMNIYSKFFGEYGYSIGQILLTKDVIQDEYRKQNVRNTFETLINNKIIPVVNENDSVSIDEIENISRFGDNDSLAAVVSIITQADLLIILSDIDGLYDKNPRVHKDAKKIGIVVEITDEILQYAQGVGSDFGTGGMHTKLLAARTLMDSNCSVVLASGENPEIILDILNEKEVGTIFVAKDKIC
- a CDS encoding efflux RND transporter periplasmic adaptor subunit → MKKILLIVSCLFFVYAYEEVGLSDSERKKLGIELVTIGQEVSTKGLPFNAFVDFDSKTSITQSSTFDVVVVALHKREGEKVRKGEVICEISSSDLNNLFFELENAQNRYDIANEIAKKDKLLFESGVISQREYQVSYLNAGELRLKLDQVKSTFDVFGIDIKKPKGKFGFRIVAKEDGILAVAPKQTGEKIIAFSPYIRIVDGLDLMARIRVPINMVYYVKPGAKVFDNQGKQIGVITTVSVVIDRSTNTVLATASLRDTKFKVGETIEAYIDSRLPQDSIVVPVEAIIKNNGDYLVFKKTQKGFLPIKIQILEEKNRAFIINAFDKIKVGDEVAIGSIIALKGIINNIGD
- a CDS encoding META domain-containing protein; the encoded protein is MIRVYFLVGLVISLVSSKEYVLEKLVSRNMTYASNDNVSFVIEGNKIYGSNGCNRFFGNLNKNQITNLGNTMMACSKEDMRLETEVMGIIKNSHLSFYEDRVLIKNNYGEMVFKAR
- the glyS gene encoding glycine--tRNA ligase subunit beta: MQLFVEILVEELPALPFLKEFKNFGEKWDKVLLDHKIKCNSQFFYTPRRIVICVDNFPKKTQDEVVEVFGPPVQIAFEGGDKNQKLAPAGEAFLRKNNLSQENLQTYNKNNKEVLYAKLVQDGIFTDSVIVKIVESFLESLSFGKHMRWGNVKESFIRPIRNIIIFLDGVFFKSCAYGLQSEPKTLVHRSFGYDYKEVTSFLQYQDLLEKNGVILSQERRREIILEQIRSIEAKNNVCIEIDSELLDEVVAITEYPRAILGSFDEKFLVLPKEVIITSMKENQRYFAVYKDKTLQELSNHFVMVSNSVTKNEEIVVLGNQKVLRARLEDAIFFYENDLRNGLQTDGLANIVFIDGAGSIWDKIKREIEIAKFLVEKIKDKELNWDLIQQAITFSKADLLSEMVYEFPNLQGLMGSYYAKAMNLGDQIALAIKEQYLPTGEKSALPSSLFSSIVALANKFDNIFTLFSVGKIPTGSRDPFALRRSASGILRIILAQKIDFDLQKDLRSLSQRVGYQNICEEKIPSFFIERMEGILGVNPSLIKSVLATKEANICDIFAKVEALNTYLSQDKETFVATFKRVANILKDMPEVSNIDPKLFEYEAEKKLFSLYEKISKSKYDNYVEQMKNLCSFKPLLDDFFNEVMVNVENQTIRQNRVTLITRIYNEFLKIADIKEISF